A window of the Streptomyces griseochromogenes genome harbors these coding sequences:
- a CDS encoding RpiB/LacA/LacB family sugar-phosphate isomerase translates to MKISVSSDMDEPVARLLVEELRRRGHEVRAHGALRPGADPRWAVCSEAAARDVAEGVADQAVVCCWTGTGASIAANKVPGVRAALCTDAATAEGARRWNDANVLALGLRLTSAPVLAEILDAWFAAEPSEDPDDVRNVARVDRLDAARKAS, encoded by the coding sequence ATGAAGATCTCCGTCTCCTCCGACATGGACGAACCCGTGGCCCGTCTCCTCGTCGAGGAGCTGCGCCGGCGTGGCCACGAGGTGCGTGCGCACGGTGCGCTGCGGCCCGGTGCCGACCCGCGGTGGGCGGTCTGCTCGGAAGCGGCCGCCCGTGACGTCGCCGAGGGGGTGGCCGATCAGGCGGTCGTGTGCTGCTGGACCGGGACCGGTGCCTCCATCGCGGCGAACAAGGTGCCGGGCGTCCGTGCGGCGCTGTGCACGGACGCCGCGACGGCCGAGGGCGCGCGGCGCTGGAACGACGCGAACGTCCTGGCTCTCGGCCTGCGGCTCACCTCCGCGCCGGTGCTGGCGGAGATCCTCGACGCGTGGTTCGCGGCCGAGCCCAGTGAGGATCCGGACGACGTGCGCAATGTGGCCCGCGTCGACCGCCTCGACGCCGCCAGGAAGGCTTCCTAG
- a CDS encoding DUF6479 family protein, with the protein MDTAQMQLAAASGLMGLVFFVVAMGVLALLAGGFWMNSRIKYREPPRPRPDEQPHLPPGGAVHEIRENRESQEVPLIPKGGRALTPYELTNMDTRPSDSKDRPRWSKGSSGSFGGGGLGAH; encoded by the coding sequence ATGGATACCGCACAGATGCAGCTGGCCGCGGCAAGCGGCCTGATGGGCCTCGTGTTCTTCGTGGTGGCCATGGGCGTCCTGGCGCTGCTCGCCGGCGGCTTCTGGATGAACTCCCGCATCAAGTACCGCGAGCCGCCCCGGCCGCGTCCCGACGAGCAGCCGCACCTGCCGCCCGGTGGCGCGGTGCACGAGATCCGGGAGAACAGGGAATCCCAGGAGGTTCCCCTGATCCCCAAGGGCGGTCGCGCGCTGACCCCGTACGAGCTCACCAACATGGACACCAGGCCCAGCGACTCGAAGGACCGCCCGCGCTGGAGCAAGGGATCGAGCGGCTCGTTCGGCGGCGGCGGACTCGGCGCCCACTGA
- a CDS encoding inclusion body family protein, producing the protein MADLNVLIAFDAATIVEQNPGASRNPDAPTYVDQSLIYMTTRHDHIVGTSGAELNLRAEPGDTIRWRETTVSLGSDYKALLYRYVSSDRDHTLIRTPEIEVVDGVYPLPREGSEGSPDFVTQKYQDHYWRTTVKSVGKVVYHFYFQILDRHRQLKGYFQWDPFITIEDS; encoded by the coding sequence ATGGCTGATCTGAACGTATTGATCGCCTTCGACGCGGCCACGATCGTCGAGCAGAATCCGGGCGCGTCGCGGAATCCCGACGCGCCGACCTACGTCGACCAGAGCCTGATCTACATGACGACGCGGCACGACCACATCGTCGGCACGTCGGGCGCCGAGCTGAATCTGCGGGCCGAGCCCGGGGACACCATCCGGTGGCGGGAGACGACGGTGTCGCTGGGCAGCGACTACAAGGCGCTGCTGTACCGGTACGTGAGCAGCGACCGCGACCACACGCTCATCAGGACGCCGGAGATCGAGGTGGTCGACGGCGTCTATCCGCTGCCGCGGGAGGGCAGCGAGGGCAGTCCGGATTTCGTGACGCAGAAGTACCAGGACCACTACTGGCGCACCACGGTGAAGAGCGTCGGCAAGGTCGTGTACCACTTCTACTTCCAGATCCTCGACCGGCACCGGCAGTTGAAGGGGTACTTCCAGTGGGACCCCTTCATCACCATCGAGGACTCCTGA
- a CDS encoding globin domain-containing protein, with protein sequence MPLTAEEIALMRASVAVVGPHAADMTVYFYAILFARYPEVRGLFPDNLDVQRDRLLRGLLRIVDLVDDPENLIRFCGRLGRDHRKFGALDGHYPAVGECLLASLARYAGPAWSPELAAAWTHGYGVVAQVMMHAAREDARTAPAVWEAEIIHHVHRGHGIAEITVRPDAPYPYTAGQYASVETPWHPKAWRYYSPAHAPRPDNTVTFHVRAVAQGQVSQGLVYSARPGDVVRLGPTQGDMTLDPRTDRDLVCVAGGTGMAPIKALVEDAVRTGKERYVDVFVGARTAEELYGLDDMLRMSQRHHWLSVRAAVSNERIAGLEGTLPRVLNEFGPWYRHEAFLSGPVDMVTQASATLARQGIPQERIHFDPFDVPALEAALLPRQLREPPED encoded by the coding sequence GTGCCGCTGACCGCGGAGGAAATCGCCCTGATGCGCGCGAGCGTGGCCGTGGTCGGCCCGCACGCAGCGGACATGACGGTGTATTTCTACGCCATTCTGTTCGCTCGCTACCCCGAGGTGCGCGGGCTCTTCCCGGACAACCTGGACGTCCAGCGCGACCGGTTGCTGCGCGGGCTGCTGCGGATCGTCGACCTCGTCGACGATCCGGAGAACCTGATCCGGTTCTGCGGCCGGCTCGGTCGCGACCACCGCAAGTTCGGGGCGCTGGACGGCCACTACCCCGCGGTGGGCGAGTGCCTGCTCGCGTCCCTGGCCCGCTACGCCGGCCCGGCGTGGAGCCCGGAGCTGGCCGCCGCATGGACGCACGGATACGGCGTCGTCGCGCAGGTGATGATGCACGCCGCGAGGGAGGACGCCCGCACGGCGCCCGCGGTGTGGGAGGCGGAGATCATCCACCACGTGCACCGCGGCCATGGCATCGCGGAAATCACCGTGCGGCCCGACGCGCCCTACCCGTACACGGCGGGCCAGTACGCGAGCGTGGAGACGCCCTGGCACCCCAAGGCGTGGCGCTACTACTCACCCGCGCACGCGCCGCGACCGGACAACACCGTGACCTTCCACGTGCGTGCGGTCGCCCAGGGCCAGGTCAGCCAGGGCCTGGTCTACAGCGCCAGGCCCGGGGACGTGGTGCGGCTCGGACCCACTCAGGGCGACATGACGCTCGACCCGCGCACCGACCGGGATCTGGTGTGCGTAGCCGGTGGAACCGGCATGGCCCCCATCAAGGCCCTGGTCGAGGACGCGGTCCGCACCGGGAAGGAGCGCTACGTCGACGTCTTCGTCGGCGCGCGGACCGCCGAGGAGCTCTACGGCCTGGACGACATGCTCAGGATGTCCCAGCGGCACCACTGGCTCTCTGTGCGGGCCGCGGTGTCGAACGAACGCATCGCGGGGCTGGAGGGCACCCTGCCGAGGGTGCTGAACGAGTTCGGGCCGTGGTACCGGCACGAGGCGTTCCTCTCCGGGCCGGTGGACATGGTCACGCAGGCCAGCGCCACC
- a CDS encoding alpha-keto acid decarboxylase family protein, producing MSAITPACTVARYLALRLAELGITHLFGVPGNHLGPFLTTLRAEGDIEWVGTPTEGGAGQAADAYARIHGVGAAAVTYSVGAFNLLNACGGAYVEQVPLIAVNACPPYEQWQNFRAVGLLTSHMSPRAESNLDVYRQVTVDAQVISHPGLAPAQIDTALTACVSERRPVYLEVMEDLWDEPCPEPTEPIVRRERPFSERNQSMLDQAVQAILTLIEEHPGPDGRPRPIVWAGEEIDRYRLGGELIDLVEATGVPFCTTVGAKAVVDEDLPQFHGVYNGKASHPDVYAIFKDWATCRIGLGAWSTSKNLNGEQSVGTDWVMAAHGGVSVGTSYFPDVQLAQLLPAVQDALVKAYGFEGLSADYYAESYSYRGARDDRPAGLAQYRASLSVSGARTRDAERLTYDGVFDRVNHFLGQETTDDWTVVSDAAFSLIGSMNLSLSAGGFLSQISWLSIGWSVGAATGAALAPEREGARPMVFVGDGAFQETCQEISTHTRLGLRSVVFVLDNGSFYGIEQMLVHPAYYAGQDPAEPDFYNVLHPWHYDRLAAVFAGQDTPASGLSVARPAELDDLLARLGDPRDPVNAGPLLVRVRLDRHDYPRAMAYKVPKTS from the coding sequence GTGAGCGCGATCACCCCTGCTTGCACGGTCGCCCGCTATCTCGCCCTGCGGCTGGCCGAGTTGGGCATCACCCATCTGTTCGGCGTCCCCGGCAACCACCTCGGCCCGTTCCTCACCACCCTGCGGGCCGAGGGCGACATCGAGTGGGTCGGCACTCCGACCGAGGGCGGCGCGGGCCAGGCCGCCGACGCCTACGCCCGCATCCACGGCGTGGGCGCGGCGGCGGTGACGTACAGCGTGGGCGCGTTCAACCTGCTCAATGCCTGCGGCGGCGCGTACGTCGAGCAGGTCCCGCTCATCGCCGTCAACGCCTGCCCGCCCTACGAGCAGTGGCAGAACTTCCGCGCCGTCGGGCTGCTCACCTCGCACATGAGCCCCCGCGCCGAGAGCAACCTGGACGTCTACCGGCAGGTCACCGTGGACGCACAGGTCATCTCCCACCCGGGCCTGGCGCCCGCACAGATCGACACCGCGCTCACCGCGTGCGTCTCCGAGCGCCGGCCGGTCTATCTGGAGGTCATGGAAGACCTGTGGGACGAGCCCTGCCCTGAGCCGACGGAGCCGATCGTCCGCCGCGAACGGCCTTTCAGCGAGCGCAACCAGAGCATGCTGGACCAGGCCGTGCAGGCGATCCTCACCCTGATCGAGGAGCACCCCGGCCCGGACGGCAGGCCCCGCCCGATCGTGTGGGCCGGCGAGGAGATCGACCGGTACCGGCTCGGCGGGGAACTCATCGACCTGGTGGAGGCCACGGGCGTACCGTTCTGCACGACCGTCGGCGCCAAGGCCGTCGTCGACGAGGACCTGCCGCAGTTCCACGGCGTCTACAACGGCAAGGCCAGTCACCCGGACGTGTACGCGATCTTCAAGGACTGGGCCACCTGCCGGATCGGGCTCGGCGCCTGGTCCACGTCGAAGAACCTCAACGGCGAGCAGAGCGTCGGCACCGACTGGGTGATGGCGGCGCACGGCGGCGTCAGCGTCGGCACCTCCTACTTCCCCGACGTCCAGCTCGCCCAGTTGCTGCCCGCCGTCCAGGATGCGCTGGTGAAGGCCTACGGCTTCGAGGGCCTGTCCGCGGACTACTACGCCGAGTCCTACAGCTACCGGGGAGCGCGGGACGACCGCCCCGCCGGCCTGGCGCAGTACCGCGCCTCGCTGAGCGTCAGCGGTGCGCGGACCCGGGACGCCGAACGGCTCACGTACGACGGCGTGTTCGACCGGGTCAACCACTTCCTGGGCCAGGAGACCACGGACGACTGGACGGTCGTGTCCGACGCCGCGTTCTCCCTCATCGGCTCGATGAACCTGTCCCTGTCCGCGGGCGGCTTCCTGTCCCAGATCAGCTGGCTGTCCATCGGCTGGTCGGTCGGTGCGGCCACCGGCGCCGCGCTCGCCCCGGAACGCGAGGGCGCCCGCCCGATGGTGTTCGTCGGCGACGGCGCCTTCCAGGAGACCTGCCAGGAGATCTCCACGCACACCCGGCTCGGGCTGCGCTCGGTGGTGTTCGTCCTGGACAACGGGTCTTTCTACGGCATCGAGCAGATGCTTGTGCACCCGGCCTACTACGCCGGACAGGACCCCGCCGAGCCGGACTTCTACAACGTCCTGCACCCCTGGCACTACGACCGCCTCGCGGCCGTCTTCGCCGGCCAGGACACCCCGGCGAGCGGCCTCAGCGTCGCCCGCCCCGCGGAGCTGGACGACCTGCTGGCCCGCCTCGGCGACCCGCGCGACCCGGTCAACGCCGGACCCCTCCTGGTCCGCGTCCGCCTTGACCGGCACGACTATCCGCGAGCCATGGCGTACAAGGTGCCGAAAACCTCGTGA
- a CDS encoding flavin monoamine oxidase family protein → MTDTPRENSATRARWQTCLRLARELLLVGPDGKDLKLEYLHALIDTGRLGTTRHPRKKVLVIGAGITGLVVGRLLKDAGHDVTILEANANRVGGRIKTFRTTKHQQPFADPAQYAEAGAMRLPDFHPLVLALVDKLGLGRRQFYNVDVDPHTGSGPDVPVPPVTYTSFTGRTWTYGDDSPDFAEPDKRGNSWIRTNRVQVRRADYAAGPERINEGFHLTDDEVRAPVARMVDEALESVRDYYSDVVDGKRVNKPFDEWVEGWARVIRDFDGYSMGSFLRDRAGLSDEAVEALGTLENMSSRLYLSFFHSFLSRSDINPDVRYWEIPGGSWRLPHALYQGLRDEVRLGQRMIRLEYHDPSRDTDPDGTGAVGPDGWGVAVQTVDEEDPKELPRLWTADLAVVTIPFSSLRFVEIVPSMSYKKRRAIIETHYDQATKVLLEFSHRWWEFTEDDWRDTLDGIAPGLYEYYRRGPEADTETLSVPTLPEPEAGLLGAAVKDSLVTEEMRRIDGGLPLRGPAVRPATHCFGGGSAADNPNRFMYYPSHPIADSMGGGVVLASYSWSDDAARWDSMPKAERYLYALRNLQAVHGRRIEVFFTGRGATQSWARDPYAFGEAAIYTAHQMTSFHLDVSRPEGPVHFAGEHTSLKHAWIEGALESAVRAALAVHQAPPVTDRKVSEQDVSGADREGETS, encoded by the coding sequence ATGACCGACACTCCACGGGAAAACTCCGCCACCCGTGCCCGCTGGCAGACCTGTCTCAGGCTCGCCCGTGAACTCCTCCTCGTCGGACCCGACGGCAAAGACCTCAAGCTCGAATATCTGCACGCTCTGATAGACACGGGCCGCCTCGGTACCACCCGTCACCCCCGCAAGAAGGTCCTCGTCATCGGCGCCGGCATCACCGGCCTCGTCGTCGGCCGGCTGCTCAAGGACGCCGGGCACGACGTCACCATCCTCGAGGCGAACGCCAACCGCGTCGGCGGGCGCATCAAGACCTTCCGCACCACCAAGCACCAACAGCCTTTCGCCGACCCGGCCCAGTACGCCGAGGCCGGGGCCATGCGGCTGCCCGACTTCCACCCGCTCGTCCTCGCCCTGGTCGACAAACTGGGGCTCGGCCGACGCCAGTTCTACAACGTGGACGTCGATCCCCACACCGGCAGCGGTCCCGACGTGCCCGTCCCTCCGGTGACGTACACCTCCTTCACCGGCCGGACGTGGACGTACGGCGACGACAGCCCGGACTTCGCCGAACCCGACAAGCGCGGCAACTCCTGGATCCGCACCAACCGCGTCCAGGTGCGGCGCGCCGACTACGCCGCCGGTCCCGAGCGGATCAACGAGGGCTTCCACCTCACCGACGACGAGGTCCGCGCCCCCGTCGCGCGGATGGTGGACGAGGCGCTGGAGAGCGTGCGCGACTACTACTCCGACGTCGTCGACGGCAAGCGGGTCAACAAACCCTTCGACGAGTGGGTCGAGGGCTGGGCGCGGGTGATCCGCGACTTCGACGGCTACTCGATGGGCTCCTTCCTGCGCGACCGCGCCGGGCTCAGCGACGAGGCCGTCGAGGCCCTCGGAACCCTGGAGAACATGTCCTCGCGGCTCTACCTCTCCTTCTTCCACAGCTTCCTGAGCCGCAGCGACATCAACCCCGACGTCCGCTACTGGGAGATCCCCGGCGGCAGCTGGCGCCTGCCGCACGCCCTGTACCAGGGCCTGCGCGACGAGGTGCGGCTCGGCCAGCGCATGATCCGCCTCGAATACCACGACCCCAGCCGCGACACCGACCCCGACGGCACCGGGGCGGTCGGACCCGACGGGTGGGGCGTGGCCGTACAGACCGTCGACGAGGAGGACCCGAAGGAGCTGCCCCGTCTGTGGACGGCGGACCTGGCGGTCGTCACCATCCCGTTCTCCTCGCTGCGCTTCGTGGAGATCGTCCCCTCGATGTCGTACAAGAAGCGCCGCGCCATCATCGAGACCCACTATGACCAGGCCACCAAGGTGCTGCTCGAATTCAGCCACCGCTGGTGGGAGTTCACCGAGGACGACTGGCGCGACACGCTGGACGGCATCGCGCCCGGCCTGTACGAGTACTACCGGCGGGGGCCCGAGGCGGACACCGAGACCCTGTCCGTGCCCACGCTGCCCGAGCCGGAGGCCGGACTGCTCGGCGCCGCCGTCAAGGACAGCCTCGTCACCGAGGAGATGCGGCGGATCGACGGCGGTCTGCCGCTGCGCGGCCCCGCCGTCCGGCCCGCCACCCACTGCTTCGGCGGGGGCTCCGCCGCCGACAACCCCAACCGGTTCATGTACTACCCCTCGCACCCGATCGCGGACAGCATGGGCGGCGGCGTCGTCCTCGCCTCGTATTCCTGGTCCGACGACGCCGCACGCTGGGACTCCATGCCGAAGGCGGAGCGCTACCTCTACGCCCTGCGCAACCTCCAGGCCGTGCACGGCCGGCGCATCGAGGTGTTCTTCACCGGCCGGGGCGCCACCCAGAGCTGGGCCCGCGACCCGTACGCCTTCGGCGAGGCCGCCATCTACACCGCGCACCAGATGACCAGCTTCCACCTGGACGTCTCCCGGCCCGAGGGCCCGGTGCACTTCGCCGGCGAGCACACGTCCCTCAAGCACGCCTGGATCGAGGGCGCCCTGGAGAGCGCCGTCCGCGCCGCCCTCGCCGTCCATCAGGCCCCACCGGTCACCGACAGGAAAGTTTCGGAGCAGGACGTCTCGGGTGCGGACCGGGAAGGGGAGACCTCGTGA
- a CDS encoding ferredoxin: MTPPTSQQQVYRFLEDRFLCAQACTECARACAVRTSLLVPDGTEDRDRVRRLGIMCAEVCEATCRMLSEENRQDEEGIRVQLRWCRSVCLQCAHALDGQSGAESAAGACRSCAGACADFMVSLN; this comes from the coding sequence GTGACTCCACCGACTTCGCAGCAGCAGGTCTACCGGTTCCTGGAGGACCGCTTCCTGTGCGCCCAGGCGTGCACGGAGTGTGCCAGAGCGTGTGCGGTACGTACCAGCCTCCTGGTCCCGGACGGCACCGAGGACCGTGACCGGGTACGCCGACTGGGCATCATGTGCGCCGAGGTCTGCGAGGCGACCTGCCGGATGCTGTCCGAGGAGAACCGCCAGGACGAGGAGGGGATCAGGGTCCAGCTGCGATGGTGCCGCTCGGTCTGCCTCCAGTGCGCGCACGCCCTCGACGGGCAGTCCGGCGCCGAATCGGCCGCCGGGGCGTGCCGGTCCTGCGCCGGGGCGTGTGCGGACTTCATGGTGAGCCTGAACTGA